A genomic segment from Streptomyces sp. NBC_01233 encodes:
- a CDS encoding DUF397 domain-containing protein, with translation METMQDLTGVQWRKSSYSGGTGGDCVECAPLGTVAWRKASYSGTTGGDGKVAVRDSKRPDGPAFTVAPEAFTAFVRSL, from the coding sequence ATGGAGACCATGCAGGACCTGACGGGCGTGCAGTGGCGTAAGTCGAGCTACAGCGGCGGGACCGGCGGAGACTGCGTCGAGTGCGCCCCTCTCGGCACCGTCGCCTGGCGCAAGGCCTCGTACAGCGGAACCACCGGCGGAGACGGCAAGGTCGCGGTCCGGGACTCCAAGCGACCCGACGGGCCCGCCTTCACGGTCGCCCCGGAGGCGTTCACCGCCTTCGTCCGGAGCCTCTGA
- a CDS encoding ALF repeat-containing protein, translating to MKLTRAALAVAAGALAPALLLSTPSFAAAPAAVPAAAAAVVGSDTENALAIVKLLADPASGKAVIREANKALSGTPEDRVAFLTTGLAKAQDEDNKVTILRLLADPATGKGVRREANKALDGTAADRVAFLATGLAKAQDEDNKVTILKVLFANPSTGKAVKREANKALDGTAADRTAFLKTGLRLARAQDDRVDVVRILARPGISDALRAAAEKALNGTPEELRHFLTVGQYQV from the coding sequence ATGAAACTGACCCGAGCCGCCCTCGCCGTTGCCGCAGGCGCCCTGGCGCCGGCCCTGCTGCTCTCCACCCCGTCCTTCGCCGCCGCGCCCGCCGCCGTCCCGGCGGCCGCTGCCGCGGTCGTGGGCTCGGACACGGAGAACGCCCTCGCCATCGTCAAGCTCCTCGCCGATCCGGCGAGCGGCAAGGCCGTGATCCGCGAAGCCAACAAGGCCCTCAGCGGCACCCCCGAGGACCGCGTGGCGTTCCTGACCACCGGCCTCGCGAAGGCGCAGGACGAGGACAACAAGGTCACCATCCTCAGGCTCCTGGCCGACCCCGCGACCGGCAAGGGGGTCAGGCGCGAGGCCAACAAGGCCCTGGACGGCACGGCCGCCGACCGCGTCGCGTTCCTGGCCACCGGCCTCGCGAAGGCCCAGGACGAGGACAACAAGGTCACCATCCTCAAGGTCCTGTTCGCCAATCCGTCCACCGGCAAGGCCGTGAAGCGCGAGGCCAACAAGGCCCTGGACGGCACCGCGGCCGACCGGACCGCCTTCCTGAAGACGGGCCTGCGCCTGGCCCGGGCCCAGGACGACCGCGTGGACGTCGTGCGGATCCTGGCCCGCCCGGGCATCAGCGACGCGCTGCGCGCGGCGGCCGAGAAGGCGCTGAACGGCACCCCGGAGGAGCTGCGCCACTTCCTCACGGTCGGCCAGTACCAGGTCTGA
- a CDS encoding M6 family metalloprotease domain-containing protein, whose translation MARQQTPGGVDRSRIRSTAAALTSLTALVAMSLVAGPAVADPGAGPCALTRTGAHHSLGLDSWNGAYPKPERTLDAVMVFLSFPDHRSTLTTSAIAGDYFPATSEFFEQASYGRFRLAPHPQKQWIRMPKPSTAYGIRRDWAPGDRAAYLRDAVAAADAEVDFAKYDVVYFVADPDAPGVDSDATKVVNFDRPIVADGTELRRIVTVFERHPPDRNVLAHETGHVFDLPDLYHRPTDGKGDWDTYVGDWDVMGSQFGMAPDLFAWHKWKLGWLDGSQVDCVRSGSSLHTLQPLAQAPPSGGTGGTRLAVIRTGPGSAIAVEARGSAGNDGDTCTEGVLVYRVRNEAASGGGPIEVMDAHPDTEACWDRSVYPPLADAPLEVGETYTVPGERITIEVADRTRSGAYTVKITT comes from the coding sequence GTGGCGCGACAGCAGACACCCGGGGGAGTGGACCGTTCCCGCATCCGAAGTACCGCTGCGGCGCTCACCTCCCTCACTGCGCTCGTCGCCATGTCGCTCGTCGCGGGACCCGCGGTGGCCGATCCCGGCGCCGGACCCTGCGCGCTGACCCGGACGGGGGCGCACCACTCGCTGGGCTTGGACAGCTGGAACGGCGCCTACCCCAAGCCCGAGCGCACACTCGATGCGGTCATGGTCTTCCTCTCCTTCCCCGACCACCGCAGCACCCTCACGACCTCGGCGATCGCCGGCGACTACTTCCCCGCCACCAGCGAGTTCTTCGAGCAGGCTTCGTACGGGCGGTTCCGGCTGGCCCCGCACCCGCAGAAGCAGTGGATCCGGATGCCCAAGCCGTCCACCGCGTACGGCATAAGGCGGGACTGGGCCCCCGGGGACCGGGCGGCCTACCTGAGGGACGCGGTCGCGGCCGCCGACGCCGAGGTGGACTTCGCCAAGTACGACGTCGTCTACTTCGTCGCCGACCCGGACGCGCCCGGGGTGGACTCCGACGCCACGAAGGTCGTCAACTTCGACCGCCCGATCGTCGCGGACGGCACCGAACTGCGGCGGATCGTCACCGTCTTCGAGCGGCACCCGCCGGACCGCAACGTGCTGGCCCACGAGACCGGCCACGTCTTCGACCTGCCCGACCTCTACCACCGGCCCACGGACGGCAAGGGCGACTGGGACACGTACGTGGGCGACTGGGACGTCATGGGCAGCCAGTTCGGGATGGCCCCGGACCTCTTCGCCTGGCACAAGTGGAAGCTGGGCTGGCTGGACGGCTCCCAGGTGGACTGCGTGCGGTCGGGCTCCTCGCTGCACACGCTCCAGCCGCTGGCGCAGGCCCCGCCGAGCGGCGGCACGGGCGGGACCCGGCTCGCGGTGATCCGTACGGGCCCCGGCAGCGCGATCGCCGTCGAGGCGCGGGGCTCCGCCGGCAACGACGGGGACACCTGCACGGAAGGGGTGCTGGTCTACCGGGTGCGCAACGAGGCGGCGTCCGGCGGCGGCCCCATCGAGGTGATGGACGCCCATCCGGACACGGAGGCGTGCTGGGACCGCTCGGTGTACCCGCCGCTCGCGGACGCGCCGCTGGAGGTGGGCGAGACGTACACCGTGCCGGGGGAGCGGATCACCATCGAGGTGGCGGACCGGACCCGGTCGGGCGCGTACACGGTGAAGATCACGACGTGA
- a CDS encoding putative bifunctional diguanylate cyclase/phosphodiesterase, whose product MSGTSEGTGSAADSIRSAITERHPAVPAVPSRADSERRDYRAAFNAAHLAMAVVDRDGFVVAANEAFAGLLGSEPHALVHQCAADLVDLAAEARTWAAYQEVLRGRQARLRCTRRLKHPDGHSLWTEVTLGPVPGTGEVLLSVSDISDRRDLQARLRHLQMHDPVTRLPNRALFFERLSAALEASSYEHGGGTGRIGLCYLDLDGFKAVNDTLGHRVGDRLLTAVAARLTQCADQSGYGRTGGHLVARLGGDEFALLVEDSTGTEQLADLARSVLAAVQEPFDLAGQRLSVSASIGVVERATDGTSATGLMQAADTTLYWAKADGKARWTLFDPERNAHRMTRQALSSTLRPAVECGEFELEYQPLVDLESGVVRGVEALVRWNHPQFGTLTPNRFIGIAEEDGSIVQLGQWVLRAACRQARRWQIEQPSDAPVFVSVNVAVRQVWDSDLVRDVAEILAETGLAPQLLQLELTESAVMGSAGRPLQALQALSDMGVRIAIDDFGTGYSNLAYLSRLPVSVLKLDGSFVRGFRYEEGTHPNPADETIVEALVQLAHRLGLTVTAECVETAGQAARLRRVGCDTGQGWLFSRAVAPDVIAGMIGRQTAGSEKSSASQKSSAKAAAQPDGPAPHPAGPGL is encoded by the coding sequence GTGAGCGGAACCTCAGAAGGAACCGGTTCGGCGGCCGACAGCATCCGATCGGCCATTACGGAGCGTCACCCGGCAGTGCCGGCAGTGCCGTCGCGCGCCGATTCGGAGCGGCGCGACTACCGGGCCGCCTTCAACGCGGCCCACCTCGCCATGGCGGTCGTGGACCGCGACGGCTTCGTCGTCGCCGCGAACGAGGCCTTCGCCGGACTGCTGGGCAGCGAGCCGCACGCCCTCGTCCACCAGTGCGCCGCAGACCTGGTGGACCTGGCCGCGGAGGCCCGCACCTGGGCCGCGTACCAGGAGGTGCTCCGCGGCCGGCAGGCCCGGCTGCGCTGCACCCGCCGCCTCAAGCACCCCGACGGGCACTCGCTGTGGACGGAGGTCACCCTGGGGCCCGTACCCGGGACCGGGGAGGTCCTGCTGTCCGTCTCCGACATCAGCGACCGGCGCGACCTCCAGGCCCGGCTGCGCCACCTGCAGATGCACGACCCGGTCACGCGGCTGCCCAACCGGGCGCTCTTCTTCGAGCGGCTCTCCGCCGCCCTGGAGGCCTCCTCGTACGAGCACGGCGGCGGCACCGGCCGGATCGGGCTGTGCTACCTGGACCTCGACGGGTTCAAGGCCGTCAACGACACCCTCGGCCACCGCGTCGGCGACCGGCTGCTGACCGCCGTCGCGGCCCGGCTGACCCAGTGCGCCGACCAGTCCGGGTACGGGCGCACCGGCGGGCACCTGGTCGCCCGGCTCGGCGGCGACGAGTTCGCCCTGCTGGTCGAGGACTCCACCGGCACCGAACAGCTCGCGGACCTGGCCCGGAGCGTACTGGCCGCCGTACAGGAGCCGTTCGACCTGGCCGGGCAGCGGCTGTCGGTCTCGGCGTCGATCGGGGTGGTGGAGCGGGCCACGGACGGCACCTCGGCGACCGGGCTGATGCAGGCCGCCGACACGACCCTGTACTGGGCCAAGGCCGACGGGAAGGCCCGCTGGACCCTCTTCGACCCGGAGCGCAACGCGCACCGCATGACCCGGCAGGCCCTCTCCTCGACGCTGCGCCCGGCCGTGGAGTGCGGGGAGTTCGAGCTGGAGTACCAGCCGCTGGTGGACCTGGAGAGCGGTGTGGTGCGCGGGGTCGAGGCCCTGGTGCGCTGGAACCACCCGCAGTTCGGCACGCTCACGCCGAATCGGTTCATCGGAATTGCGGAAGAGGACGGATCCATCGTCCAGTTGGGGCAGTGGGTGCTGCGCGCCGCCTGCAGGCAGGCGCGGCGCTGGCAGATCGAGCAGCCCAGCGACGCGCCGGTCTTCGTGTCGGTGAACGTGGCCGTGCGCCAGGTGTGGGACTCCGACCTGGTGCGCGACGTGGCGGAGATCCTGGCCGAGACGGGCCTGGCGCCGCAGCTGCTCCAGCTGGAGCTGACCGAGTCGGCCGTGATGGGCTCCGCGGGCCGGCCGCTGCAGGCCTTGCAGGCGCTCAGCGACATGGGCGTGCGGATCGCGATCGACGACTTCGGCACCGGGTACTCGAACCTTGCCTACCTCAGCCGGCTGCCGGTCTCGGTGCTGAAGCTGGACGGCTCCTTCGTACGGGGCTTCCGCTACGAGGAGGGCACGCACCCGAACCCGGCCGACGAGACCATCGTCGAGGCCCTGGTCCAGCTCGCGCACCGGCTGGGTCTGACGGTGACCGCGGAGTGCGTGGAGACCGCCGGGCAGGCGGCCCGGCTGCGCCGCGTCGGCTGCGACACCGGGCAGGGCTGGCTGTTCTCGCGCGCGGTGGCCCCGGACGTGATCGCCGGCATGATCGGGCGCCAGACGGCGGGCTCGGAGAAGTCCTCGGCGTCGCAGAAGTCCTCGGCGAAGGCCGCCGCTCAGCCCGACGGGCCCGCCCCGCACCCGGCGGGCCCCGGACTGTGA